A region from the Bacteroidota bacterium genome encodes:
- a CDS encoding FAD-dependent oxidoreductase: MLSFWEINTFGQYDVAIIGSGITGMSLACSLKEKDSNLKIVIIERGTFPTGASTKNAGFACFGSACEILSDIKLMGEEQAIALVQKRVIGLQMLRTRLGDDKLGYLGQGGGELLFKNEIVEQVELDYLNKLLYNIHHKEVFKFDEKKIDTFGFNKNQLSAYIDNSCEGQIDTGLAMHNLWRYTLSLGIDILNGANVNELNDKNNEVHITIDLQPSSRYILKAAKVAVCTNAFTGHFFPELDIAPGRGQILVTKPIPKLKFKGIFHFDDGYFYFRDYHNRIIFGGGRNMDFETETTTNIALNEDIQQRLSYYLKELILHNQAFEIEHRWAGIMAFGKDKTPIVKKINQNIFAACRLNGMGIAIGSLIGEELAVMING, translated from the coding sequence ATGTTGTCGTTTTGGGAAATTAATACTTTTGGTCAATATGACGTGGCCATAATTGGTTCAGGAATCACAGGTATGTCGCTTGCGTGTTCTTTGAAAGAAAAAGATTCAAACTTGAAAATTGTAATCATCGAACGGGGTACATTTCCCACAGGGGCCAGCACCAAAAATGCAGGATTTGCCTGTTTTGGAAGTGCGTGCGAAATCCTGTCCGATATAAAATTGATGGGCGAAGAACAAGCCATTGCTTTGGTTCAGAAACGTGTAATAGGTTTGCAAATGTTGCGTACACGATTGGGCGATGATAAACTTGGTTACTTGGGGCAGGGTGGGGGAGAGTTATTGTTCAAAAATGAGATTGTTGAACAGGTCGAATTGGATTACTTAAACAAACTATTGTATAATATTCACCACAAGGAAGTTTTTAAATTTGATGAAAAAAAAATCGATACATTTGGATTTAATAAAAATCAGTTATCAGCATATATAGATAATAGTTGCGAAGGACAAATCGATACAGGACTTGCCATGCACAATCTTTGGAGATATACACTTTCGTTAGGTATAGATATTTTGAACGGGGCAAATGTGAATGAGCTTAACGATAAGAATAATGAAGTTCATATCACAATAGATTTGCAACCCAGTAGTCGTTATATATTAAAAGCAGCAAAAGTAGCAGTATGTACCAATGCCTTTACAGGTCATTTTTTTCCTGAATTGGATATTGCCCCAGGTCGCGGGCAGATATTGGTTACAAAGCCAATTCCAAAGCTCAAATTTAAAGGAATATTCCATTTTGATGACGGCTATTTTTATTTCAGAGATTATCATAATAGAATAATATTCGGTGGTGGGCGAAATATGGATTTTGAAACTGAAACCACCACAAATATTGCTTTGAATGAAGACATACAGCAAAGACTATCATACTATCTCAAAGAACTTATTTTACACAATCAAGCTTTCGAAATTGAGCATCGCTGGGCAGGGATTATGGCCTTCGGAAAAGATAAAACTCCCATCGTAAAAAAGATAAATCAAAATATATTTGCCGCTTGCCGTTTGAATGGAATGGGCATCGCTATTGGCAGTTTGATAGGAGAGGAACTAGCTGTAATGATTAATGGATAA
- a CDS encoding glycosyltransferase: MQIIEIIVIILLALLANCLLVQVIYHCFMFIRLAVYKNPTGEPATIQPVSVIIAARNEYDNLEKHLELILEQNHPKFEVVVINDCSWDQTATLLERLQIRYSHLKVVTLLEQEKYPKGKKFALTLGIKASEHELLVFTDADCKPASNMWLRNMQTRFTPNKHIILGYSPYKKQSGLLNMFIRFETFMTAMSYLSFALLKDAYMGVGRNLAYRKSLFFNIKGFASHNHLLSGDDDLFVNETANQQNVAIEIRKDSFMVSEPKENWASWRKQKSRHMSTGKYYKGRHQFWLGAFSVSHILFNLSLLALLPFIFIYSDGIYIHPEQLLYMIVGAYGFRLLVQLCIYYPNMKKLNDTQLIFLLPVLDIMYSFYLFVFGFGSLFSKPKTWS, from the coding sequence TTGCAAATTATAGAAATCATAGTAATTATTTTGTTGGCACTCCTTGCTAACTGTCTGTTGGTGCAGGTAATATACCATTGCTTTATGTTTATCAGATTGGCTGTATACAAAAATCCAACTGGTGAACCTGCCACGATTCAACCTGTTTCGGTAATTATTGCAGCCCGCAACGAATATGATAACCTGGAGAAACACTTGGAATTAATCCTCGAACAAAACCATCCCAAGTTTGAAGTGGTTGTAATTAATGACTGCTCGTGGGACCAAACCGCTACATTGCTGGAACGACTGCAAATACGGTATTCGCATTTAAAGGTGGTGACTTTGCTGGAGCAAGAAAAATATCCCAAAGGAAAAAAATTCGCTCTTACTTTAGGCATTAAAGCATCGGAACATGAGCTTCTCGTTTTTACCGATGCCGATTGCAAACCCGCTAGTAATATGTGGTTACGCAATATGCAAACCCGATTCACACCTAACAAACATATAATTTTAGGCTACTCTCCCTATAAGAAACAGAGTGGGCTGCTCAATATGTTTATCCGTTTCGAAACCTTTATGACGGCCATGAGTTATTTGTCGTTTGCCTTGCTCAAAGATGCCTATATGGGTGTAGGCCGCAATTTGGCCTATCGCAAAAGTTTGTTTTTTAATATCAAAGGATTTGCTTCACATAACCATCTTTTATCGGGCGATGATGATTTGTTTGTGAACGAAACTGCAAACCAACAAAACGTAGCCATCGAGATACGCAAGGATAGTTTTATGGTGAGCGAACCCAAAGAAAATTGGGCAAGTTGGCGTAAACAAAAAAGTCGCCACATGAGTACCGGGAAGTATTATAAAGGTCGGCATCAATTTTGGTTGGGTGCTTTTTCCGTTTCACATATATTATTCAATTTGTCATTGCTGGCGTTGCTTCCATTTATATTTATATATAGTGATGGAATATATATACATCCTGAACAACTATTATATATGATTGTTGGAGCCTACGGATTTAGGTTATTGGTGCAGCTTTGCATCTATTATCCCAATATGAAAAAACTAAATGATACGCAGTTGATTTTCTTATTGCCTGTACTCGATATCATGTATAGTTTTTATTTATTTGTTTTTGGATTCGGCAGTTTATTTTCCAAACCCAAAACATGGAGTTAA